AGCTCGATCGAAAGATTGCAGATGGTGAGCCGGCCCTCGATCGGCAGGTCGCGGATCGCGCTGCCGGCATATTCGACCGCATAGCCGGCACTGCCCGCCGCACCGATGTGCCCGATCAGCGCCAGGATCATGTCCTTTGCGGTGACGCCGAGCGGCAGCTTGCCCTCGAATCTTGCACGCAGGGTTTTGGGCCGGCGCTGGATCAGCGCCTGGGTCGCCAGCACATGCGTCAGTTCGCTCGATCCGATGCCGAAAGCGAGCGCGCCGAGGCCGCCATGCGTGCAGGTGTGGCTGTCGCCGCAGACGATGCTGGCACCGGGCACGCTCAATCCAAGCTCCGGCCCGATGACATGGACGATGCCCTGGCCGGGTTGATCGACATCGAACATCGCAATCCCGCTCGCCGCGGTCTCGGCCCGCAGCGCAGCCAACAGCTCCTGCCCGATCTTGCTGGTTCCGGCGCGGCCATGTGCGGTGGAGATCGCATGGTCGGGGGTCGCAAATGTCAGCTCGGGATTGTGAACCTTGAGGCCCTTGCTCTTGAGATCGAGCAGGCCGCGCGAGCCGCCGAGATCGTGCAGCAGATGGCGGTCGATATGAAGGAGATCAGTGTCCTCGCTCAAGCGGGCAATGACATGCTGGTCCCAGATCTTGGCCAGCATCGTACGACCGGTCTTTTTCAAGACAGTCCTCCCTTTGGCTTCTTGAGGCCAGCGGCGCGAACCGCCGATTGCCGCTTGGCGCGGCTTTGATCGGAGACATCAAATCACGCAGACGCTGGCTCCGCCAGAGCGGAACGCCGGTCATGACATGGAGGGAGGCCTGCGCGTTGCGCAGGTTGACAGGATCAGACGACGGTCCGAAGTGCGCCCGTTTGAGATGACACGGTTTCGTCATGGCTTGTCCCGGGCATGACGAAACCAAGAGTTTGGGTTTCAACGGACTCAGGACGCCAGCGCTTCTTCCGGCATCACGACCGCCAGGTTCTGGCTCTCGGCGACAGCGCGGTTGGTGATGCGGCCGCGATGGATGTTGAGGCCGGCGCGCAGATGCGGATCCTCGACCAGCGCGCGCAGCCCCTTCGATGCGAGCGCCAGACCGAACGGCAGGGTCGCGTGATTGAGCGCATGGCTCGAAGTCACCGGCACCGCACCTGGCATGTTGGCTACGCAGTAATGCACGACGTCGTCCACCAGATAGGTCGGCGCCTGGTGTGTGGTCGGCTTCGAGGTCTCGAAGCAGCCGCCCTGGTCGATCGCAACATCGACCAGCACCGCGCGGCGCTTCATGCTGGCAAGCTGCGCACGCGAAACGAGTTTCGGCGCGCTGGCGCCCGGCACCAGCACCGCGCCGATCACGACGTCGGCGGCAATGATTTCCTGCTCGATCGCTTCCAGCGTGGCGTAGCGGGTGCGGACGCGGCCTGCGAAGAGATCATCGAGCACGCGCAACCGCGGCAGCGAGCGGTCGAGAATGGTGACGTCGCTGCCGAGCCCCGCGGCCATCCGCGCCGCGTGCGTGCCGACCACGCCGCCGCCGATGATCGCGACCCGCGCCGGAGGAACGCCGGGCACGCCGCCGAGCAACTTGCCCATGCCGTCGGCGGATTTGCGCAGTGCGGCGCCGGCGGCTTCGATCGCAAGCCGGCCGGCGACCTCGCTCATCGGCGCGAGCAGCGGCAGTCCGCCATGCGCATCCGTCACGGTCTCATAAGCGACCGCCGTGCATCCGGATGCGAGCAGCCCCTTGGTCTGGGGGACGTCGGGCGCAAGATGGAGATAGGTGAAGAGAATCTGACCTTCGCGCAGCCGCGTCCATTCGGATGGCTGCGGCTCCTTCACCTTTACGATCATGTCGGCGACGGAGAACACTTCCTCGGCCGTGTCGGCGATCCTGGCGCCAGCCTGGCAATAAACGTCATCGCTGGAGCCGATGCCTTCGCCGGCCCCGCGCTGCACCACGACCTCATGTCCGTGCGCCACATATTCGCGCACCGACGCCGGCGTCAGCCCGACCCGATATTCTTCGACCTTGATCTCCCTGGGCACGCCGACGCGCATGGTCCACTCCTGAAAGAATCGTTTCCGCCTTGAGCAAAGCTAATCCCCGTCAGGCGACGTTTCTCAGCGAAATCCAGCTTGTCGGCGCAACAATACGCTCATATTCTTCGTCGCCGGCAGGACAATTAGAGGAAAACTGCGTGGACGGTCTCGACCG
The DNA window shown above is from Bradyrhizobium sp. ISRA464 and carries:
- the ald gene encoding alanine dehydrogenase — encoded protein: MRVGVPREIKVEEYRVGLTPASVREYVAHGHEVVVQRGAGEGIGSSDDVYCQAGARIADTAEEVFSVADMIVKVKEPQPSEWTRLREGQILFTYLHLAPDVPQTKGLLASGCTAVAYETVTDAHGGLPLLAPMSEVAGRLAIEAAGAALRKSADGMGKLLGGVPGVPPARVAIIGGGVVGTHAARMAAGLGSDVTILDRSLPRLRVLDDLFAGRVRTRYATLEAIEQEIIAADVVIGAVLVPGASAPKLVSRAQLASMKRRAVLVDVAIDQGGCFETSKPTTHQAPTYLVDDVVHYCVANMPGAVPVTSSHALNHATLPFGLALASKGLRALVEDPHLRAGLNIHRGRITNRAVAESQNLAVVMPEEALAS